The genomic interval CGTCATCGCCGTCGTCGCGTTCGGCATGCCGACACACCTCGCCCTGCTGTCGGCGACACAGGGCGCCGTCTACGGTCTCGTGCCGATCGTGTGGATCGTCGTCATGGCGCTGTGGTTCTACCGGGTCACCGTCATCTCGGGCCGCTTCAACGACCTGCGCTCGATCTTCGACGCGATCGGCGGCGGCGACATTCGCATCCAGGCCATGCTCATCGCGTTCTGCTTCGGCGGCCTTCTCGAGGCCCTCGCCGGGTTCGGCGCGCCGGTCGCCATCACGGCGACGATGGTGCTCGCCCTCGGGCTCAAGCCGCTCAAGACGGCCGTCGTGTGCCTCATCGCGAACACGGCGCCGGTGGCGTTCGGCGCCGTCGCCATCCCGATCACGACCGCCGGGAACCTGACGGGCCTCGACCCCGCGCACATCGGTGCCGTCGTCGGCCACCAGGCACCGTTCTTCGCGATAGCCGTTCCCTTCTTCCTCATGATGATCATCGACGGCAAGCGCGGGCTCGTCCAGGCGTGGCCCGCTGCGCTCGTCACCGGTGGCGCGTTCGCGATCGCGCAGTGGTGGTGTTCGACGTACTTCTCGTACGAGTTGACGGACGTCGTCGCCTCGCTCGTCGGGCTCGCGGCCGCCATCGTCCTGCTGCGCTTCTGGAAGCCCAAGGGCGCCGACGACGTGCGTCGCAGCCTCGACATCGAAGCGCCCGTTCCCGCCGAGGCGCTCAGCGCCTCCCGCATCTGGATGGCCGTGCTGCCCTATCTGCTCGTCGTCGTCGTGTTCGGCATCGCGAAGCTGTGGAAGCTGGGCGTCGACATCCCTGCGAAGCTCAGCGCCACCGACGTCAAGATTCCCTGGCCGGGCCTCAACGGCGAGCTCGTCAACGCCAAGGGCAAGTCGATCTCCTCGACCGTCTACACGCTGCAGTGGCTGTCGAGCCCGGGCACGCTGCTGTTCCTCACCGGGCTCATGGTCGCGATCGTCTACTCCCTGCGTGACGGCGGCGGCCGCTTCCCGCTCACGCTGGGTGAGGCGTTCAAGGAGATCGGGCGTTGCTTCTACACGATGCGCTTCTCGGCGCTGACGATCGCGTCGGTGCTCGCGCTCGCCTACGTCATGAACTTCTCCGGCCAGACCATCGCGATCGGCACGTTCGTCGCCGGGCTGGGCGCGTGGTTCGCGTTCCTGTCGCCCGTGCTCGGCTGGGTCGGCACCGCCGTCACCGGCTCGGACACCTCGGCGAACGCCCTGTTCTCGACGCTGCAGCAGACGGCCGCGGAGAAGGCCGGGCTCGACCCGCACCTCATGACGGCGGCCAACACCTCCGGTGGAGTCGTCGGCAAGATGATCTCGCCACAGTCGCTGGCCATCGCGGCGACAGCCGTCGGCCTGCAGGGCAAGGAGTCGAAGATCTTCCGCGCCGTCGTGCTGTGGTCGCTCGGCATGCTGCTCGTGCTGTGCACGCTCGTCTACCTGCAGGCGCACGCCCTGTCGTGGATGCTGCCCTGAGTCACCTCATCCTCTGAGCCCCGCATGACGGCCGGACGTATTCTGCGGATCCGCTCGCCATCCGCGACAATGTCGACGTGCACATCGCTCTTCCCATCTTCCTGCTCGTCGCGACGACGATCAGTGTCTCCGTCCTCGCGCGCCGCGTCGGCCTGTCGGCGCCGCTGCTGCTCGTCGCCATCGGCGCGGTGGCGTCGTACCTGCCGCAGGTCCCCGAGGTCCACGTCGACTCCGAAGTGATCCTGCTCGGGTTCCTGCCGCCACTGCTGTACGCGACGGCGATCCGCACCTCGATCATCGATCTCAAGCGCGACGTGTTCCAGATCGTCCAGCTGTCGATCCTGCTCGTCCTCGTGACGGCGTTCGCCGTCGGGCTCGTCTCGTGGTGGCTCATGCCCGTCGGGTTCGCCGCCGCGATGGCGCTCGGCGGTGTCGTCGCTCCCCCGGACGCCGTCGCCGCGACCGCCGTCGCCCGCCGCATCGGGTTGCCGCGACGTCTCGTCGCCGTCCTCGAGGGCGAGTCGCTCTTCAACGACGCGACGGCCCTCGTCACCGTCGGCACCGCCGTGAGCGCGCTGACGGGGTCGTTCTCGGCGAGCAGGGCCGGCCTCGCCTTCGTCATCGCGGCGCTCGGCGGCATCGTCATCGGTGTCATCGCGTTCTACGTCGTGGAGTTCGTGCAGAAGCACATCCGCGACGCCGTGACGAGCGTCGCGATCAGCATCATCACGCCGTGGGTCGCCTACCTCCCGGCGGAGGCGATCAAGGCATCTGGTGTCATCGCCGTCGTCGTCACCGGCGTGCTGCTCGGCTTCAAGGCGCCGTACTACAACACGGCGCAGGCGCGGGTCGCATCGCGGATGAACTGGAACTCGATCCAGTTCCTGCTCGAGAACATGGTGTTCCTGC from Dermacoccus nishinomiyaensis carries:
- a CDS encoding L-lactate permease yields the protein MITYTATPDAVGDSLALSALVGSLPLLTFFAMLLIAKASAYVAGLASLVVSLVIAVVAFGMPTHLALLSATQGAVYGLVPIVWIVVMALWFYRVTVISGRFNDLRSIFDAIGGGDIRIQAMLIAFCFGGLLEALAGFGAPVAITATMVLALGLKPLKTAVVCLIANTAPVAFGAVAIPITTAGNLTGLDPAHIGAVVGHQAPFFAIAVPFFLMMIIDGKRGLVQAWPAALVTGGAFAIAQWWCSTYFSYELTDVVASLVGLAAAIVLLRFWKPKGADDVRRSLDIEAPVPAEALSASRIWMAVLPYLLVVVVFGIAKLWKLGVDIPAKLSATDVKIPWPGLNGELVNAKGKSISSTVYTLQWLSSPGTLLFLTGLMVAIVYSLRDGGGRFPLTLGEAFKEIGRCFYTMRFSALTIASVLALAYVMNFSGQTIAIGTFVAGLGAWFAFLSPVLGWVGTAVTGSDTSANALFSTLQQTAAEKAGLDPHLMTAANTSGGVVGKMISPQSLAIAATAVGLQGKESKIFRAVVLWSLGMLLVLCTLVYLQAHALSWMLP